The following coding sequences lie in one Epinephelus lanceolatus isolate andai-2023 chromosome 24, ASM4190304v1, whole genome shotgun sequence genomic window:
- the LOC117250015 gene encoding uncharacterized protein LOC117250015 isoform X1, whose translation MAAVCQPRRALVEIPPPQPKIAARMRRSYLEILSARLAPSPFPRGRKATTHTKRVHSLDLSIGGVWSGRIEEQCDKMDEPHTPLSKQQLVQLIRSLILVEQSQEPRILASDLKSLQEDLQLKKANVYRSIPYSRLGSNRDAHCYRKAYPHLVAFKVSCQEWGQVLLRNKEWDAVLEHTLMAWRYTSELPQWDTASHNALREQCYSILAAQSLTALQHLHPGPNRGRELLRRLKMAQLHSQSIVPCIQELQRIMGCADDSSMDTK comes from the exons ATGGCAGCTGTGTGCCAGCCACGACGAGCCCTGGTGGAAATACCTCCTCCGCAGCCCAAAATCGCAG ctCGAATGAGGAGGTCCTATCTAGAAATTTTAAGCGCTCGTTTGGCTCCATCTCCATTTCCAAGAGGGAGAAAAGCAACCACACACACCAAGCGTGTGCACTCAT TGGACTTGTCCATTGGTGGGGTGTGGAGTGGGAGGATAGAGGAGCAGTGTGATAAGATGGACGAACCCCATACCCCTCTCTCCAAACAGCAGCTTGTGCAGCTAATCCGATCCCTCATCTTAGTCGAGCAG AGCCAAGAACCGAGGATCCTCGCATCCGACCTGAAGTCTCTCCAGGAAGACCTGCAGCTGAAGAAAGCAAATGTTTACCGGTCGATACCATACTCACGGCTCGGCTCCAACAGGGATGCTCACTGCTATAGAAAGGCATATCCTCACCTGGTGGCGTTCAAA GTTTCGTGTCAGGAGTGGGGCCAAGTTCTTCTGAGGAACAAAGAGTGGGATGCCGTGTTGGAGCACACACTGATGGCGTGGCGCTACACCAGCGAGTTGCCGCAGTGGGATACGGCGAGCCATAACGCTCTCCGAGAACAGTGTTACAGCATCTTGGCAGCTCAGAGCCTCACTGCTCTGCAGCACTTACACCCCGGGCCCAACAGAGGACGCGAGCTGCTCAGAAG GTTGAAAATGGCTCAGTTGCACAGCCAGTCGATTGTGCCCTGCATTCAGGAGCTGCAGAGGATTATGGGATGTGCTGATGACTCCTCTATGGACACAAAATAA
- the LOC117250015 gene encoding uncharacterized protein LOC117250015 isoform X2 yields the protein MAAVCQPRRALVEIPPPQPKIAARMRRSYLEILSARLAPSPFPRGRKATTHTKRVHSLDLSIGGVWSGRIEEQCDKMDEPHTPLSKQQLVQLIRSLILVEQSQEPRILASDLKSLQEDLQLKKANVYRSIPYSRLGSNRDAHCYRKAYPHLVAFKVSCQEWGQVLLRNKEWDAVLEHTLMAWRYTSELPQWDTASHNALREQCYSILAAQSLTALQHLHPGPNRGRELLRRSVGY from the exons ATGGCAGCTGTGTGCCAGCCACGACGAGCCCTGGTGGAAATACCTCCTCCGCAGCCCAAAATCGCAG ctCGAATGAGGAGGTCCTATCTAGAAATTTTAAGCGCTCGTTTGGCTCCATCTCCATTTCCAAGAGGGAGAAAAGCAACCACACACACCAAGCGTGTGCACTCAT TGGACTTGTCCATTGGTGGGGTGTGGAGTGGGAGGATAGAGGAGCAGTGTGATAAGATGGACGAACCCCATACCCCTCTCTCCAAACAGCAGCTTGTGCAGCTAATCCGATCCCTCATCTTAGTCGAGCAG AGCCAAGAACCGAGGATCCTCGCATCCGACCTGAAGTCTCTCCAGGAAGACCTGCAGCTGAAGAAAGCAAATGTTTACCGGTCGATACCATACTCACGGCTCGGCTCCAACAGGGATGCTCACTGCTATAGAAAGGCATATCCTCACCTGGTGGCGTTCAAA GTTTCGTGTCAGGAGTGGGGCCAAGTTCTTCTGAGGAACAAAGAGTGGGATGCCGTGTTGGAGCACACACTGATGGCGTGGCGCTACACCAGCGAGTTGCCGCAGTGGGATACGGCGAGCCATAACGCTCTCCGAGAACAGTGTTACAGCATCTTGGCAGCTCAGAGCCTCACTGCTCTGCAGCACTTACACCCCGGGCCCAACAGAGGACGCGAGCTGCTCAGAAG GTCAGTTGGATACTAA